A DNA window from Argopecten irradians isolate NY chromosome 10, Ai_NY, whole genome shotgun sequence contains the following coding sequences:
- the LOC138333105 gene encoding eukaryotic translation initiation factor 3 subunit J-like, whose product MSDAWDADDFDVNAGFTAGNSDAWAGEDEEEVKDSWEDEDEEKKDGDASALTQPSEQKAYQRKKKKLADRIAEKQAAKLKAQEEEKRVLTPEEQLSEKLRQRKLQEESDLKLAKEAFGTSDMTGIDAMFPETEEEYKEFEEALKNKITYFDKSKHYVSFIEKLFTDIVLTLETEDVRKVGTCITTIYQEKQKQQRELKKKEKKKIKVTIKSERDGDFGDLAAASSGHYDDLYDEDFI is encoded by the exons ATGTCGGACGCATGGG ATGCAGACGATTTTGACGTAAATGCTGGATTTACGGCAGGAAATAGCGATGCCTGGGCAGGAGAGGACGAAGAGGAAGTGAAG GATAGCTGGGAGGATGAGGATGAGGAAAAGAAAGATGGAGATG CATCTGCATTAACGCAACCCTCTGAACAGAAAGCTTATCAACGAAAGAAAAAGAAGCTAGCTGATAGAATTGCAGAAAAACAAGCTGCAAAGTTAAaagcacag gaagaagaaaaaagagtTCTCACACCAGAAGAACAGCTATCAGAAAAGCTTCGACAGAGAAAACTCCAAGAAGAGTCTGACCTCAAATTGGCAAAAGAGGCATTTG GTACAAGTGATATGACGGGGATAGATGCCATGTTCCCAGAAACAGAAGAAGAATACAAAGAATTTGAAGAggcattgaaaaataaaattacatactTTGAT aaATCCAAACATTATGTTTCCTTTATAGAAAAGTTATTTACAGATATAGTTCTCACTc TTGAAACAGAAGATGTACGGAAGGTGGGGACCTGTATAACGACTATTTATCAAGAAAAACAGAAGCAACAAAGA gaattaaaaaagaaagaaaagaagaaaatcaAAGTAACGATAAAGTCTGAAAGAGATGGAGATTTCGGAGATCTAGCTGCTGCCTCGTCGGGACATTACGACGACCTCTATGATGAAGACTTTATATAA